In Reichenbachiella agarivorans, one genomic interval encodes:
- a CDS encoding ArsR/SmtB family transcription factor yields the protein MNLRRDVFQAIADPTRRAILLLVATHSMTAGAIAANFDTARPTVSKHLQILTECQLLQAEQNGREIHYHLNPQKVKEIADFIDPFRKLWDDRFNKLEAIMKNYSSEQ from the coding sequence ATGAATCTAAGACGAGACGTATTTCAAGCCATTGCTGATCCCACACGCCGAGCCATCTTGCTGCTGGTAGCTACCCATTCTATGACGGCTGGTGCCATTGCTGCCAACTTTGATACTGCCAGACCGACCGTGTCCAAGCACCTACAAATACTCACCGAGTGTCAGCTTCTCCAAGCTGAACAAAATGGCAGGGAAATCCACTACCACTTGAATCCTCAGAAGGTCAAAGAAATTGCAGACTTCATTGATCCTTTCCGCAAATTGTGGGATGACAGATTCAACAAACTAGAAGCCAT